A single Corallococcus silvisoli DNA region contains:
- a CDS encoding hybrid sensor histidine kinase/response regulator gives MSVLSKESRPVASRVKCLVVDDLEENLLALSAVLRGDDVEVHCARSGAEALELLLRHEFALALLDVQMPEMDGFELAELMRGSERTRDVPIIFVTAGTGDPRRVFKGYEAGAVDFLYKPLEAHVLRGKAGVFFQMHRQKQQLAQQLDTLAETLRLNEMFTAVLGHDLRNPLSAILTAADLLQRRSEDEAVKKTATRMLAAGKRMGRMIEDVLDLARARLAGGIPLSRGETDFGQLLQRMVQEHQTAWPRHRIEVQQDGDLVGDWDADRLAQVASNLIGNALQHGDATEPVRIRVDGTRDDALRFTVTNAGVIPPGLLPFLFDPFRGGQQQRGRKGGLGLGLYIVQQIIQAHQGGVEVHSGTGPYTEFRVELPRKGVDVVKL, from the coding sequence GTGTCCGTCCTCAGCAAGGAGTCGCGGCCCGTGGCCTCCCGGGTGAAGTGCCTGGTCGTCGATGACCTGGAGGAGAACCTCCTCGCGCTGTCCGCCGTGTTGCGGGGCGACGACGTGGAGGTGCACTGCGCGCGGTCCGGCGCCGAGGCGCTGGAGCTGCTGCTGCGGCACGAGTTCGCGCTCGCGCTGCTGGACGTGCAGATGCCGGAGATGGATGGCTTTGAACTCGCGGAGCTGATGCGCGGCTCGGAGCGCACCCGCGACGTGCCCATCATCTTCGTCACCGCGGGCACGGGCGACCCCCGGCGCGTCTTCAAGGGCTACGAGGCCGGCGCGGTGGACTTCCTCTACAAGCCGCTGGAGGCGCACGTCCTGCGCGGCAAGGCGGGCGTCTTCTTCCAGATGCACCGGCAGAAGCAGCAGCTGGCCCAGCAGCTGGACACGCTCGCGGAGACCCTGCGCCTCAACGAGATGTTCACCGCGGTGCTGGGCCACGACCTGCGCAACCCGCTCTCCGCCATCCTCACCGCGGCGGACCTGCTCCAGCGCCGCTCGGAGGACGAGGCCGTGAAGAAGACGGCCACGCGGATGCTCGCCGCGGGCAAGCGCATGGGCCGGATGATTGAAGACGTGCTGGACCTGGCCCGCGCGCGGCTCGCGGGCGGCATCCCCCTGAGCCGGGGCGAGACGGACTTCGGGCAGCTGCTGCAGCGCATGGTGCAGGAGCACCAGACGGCGTGGCCCCGGCACCGCATCGAGGTGCAGCAGGACGGCGACCTCGTGGGGGACTGGGACGCGGACCGGCTGGCGCAGGTGGCCTCCAACCTCATCGGCAACGCGCTCCAGCACGGCGACGCCACGGAGCCCGTGCGCATCCGCGTGGACGGCACGCGCGACGACGCCCTGCGCTTCACCGTCACCAACGCGGGCGTCATCCCGCCCGGCCTGCTGCCCTTCCTCTTCGATCCCTTCCGGGGAGGCCAGCAGCAGCGGGGGCGCAAGGGCGGGCTGGGCCTGGGCCTCTACATCGTCCAGCAGATCATCCAGGCCCACCAGGGCGGCGTGGAGGTGCACTCCGGCACCGGGCCCTACACGGAGTTCCGCGTGGAGCTGCCGCGCAAGGGCGTGGACGTCGTCAAGCTGTAG
- a CDS encoding response regulator translates to MSPSHAKDAPRFGPALPPSTFAGFAVAAVAILAIAFLSYRTLQSRAVAGELVTHTLSVVEQLEGLLSAMKDAETGQRGFLLTGAESYLEPYLGAKKSLPGRLERLRELTRDNGLQQQRLEALERAVTEKLAELQQTIDLQRRGESRAAIAVVKEDRGIAAMNALRAVVRQMATEEQQLLAERTAELQASATLSLVVTWAGSALLFALIGMAAYIASRDFRARSIEAWVQAGHNALATRMQGEQRLDQLGDNILRVLADTLDAQVGALYLADATSRFRRVASHALPADFATKHATLSPGEGLAGQALKDGRAIHLRDVPEGYLPIASSLGHGRPRHVLIAPAQVDGQVNAVVELGFLHPVYPSDLELLRRVSDSIGVAVRASHDRTRLEQLLEETRRQAEELQAQQEELRVSNEEIEEQSRILKESQTRMMTQQAELEQTNAQLEEQARLLETQRDDLALAQVTLTQKATELERTNRYKSEFLANMSHELRTPLNSSLILAKLLADNKEGNLTAEQVTFARTIGSAGDDLLALINDILDLSRIEAGKVEVRPEPVAIQRLVESLGRTFEPVAKQKDLHFSFTVAPDVPPTLETDPQRLGQVLKNLLSNAFKFTEAGEVAFTIATAGPGLVGFSVRDSGIGIPRELHDAIFEAFRQADGSTHRKYGGTGLGLSISRDLARLMGGDVTVRSTPGEGSTFTLTLPLRPGAAIPVRDAAASARPAPRASAPLPPPPAGLEDDREHLTPGSRVLLVVEDDARFARILRDEAHELGFQCLLASTATEGLEAAVGHQPHAILLDMNLPDHSGLSVLDQLKRNPRTRHIPVHVLSVEDQTREALELGAVGFALKPVQREQLLDVFRKLETKFTPGTRRVLVLEDDARQRESIQKLLETEDVEVEGVATANDALQRLRERTFECMVMDLHLPDLSGHEFLERMAAEEGVSFPPVIVYTGRTLSRDEEQRLRRFSRSIIIKGVRSPERLLDEVTLFLHQVESRLPPDRQRMLQAARDRESALEGRRILVVEDDVRNIFALSSVLEPRGAKVEIARNGREALALLTKSLAQPQLAVDLVLMDIMMPEMDGLTATREIRKRTEWKKLPIIALTAKAMRDDQEQCLQAGANDSIAKPLDVEKLLSLLRVWMPKA, encoded by the coding sequence ATGAGCCCGTCCCACGCGAAGGACGCACCGCGCTTCGGGCCGGCCCTGCCCCCATCCACGTTCGCGGGCTTCGCGGTGGCGGCGGTGGCCATCCTCGCCATCGCCTTCCTCTCCTACCGCACCCTCCAATCGCGCGCGGTCGCGGGCGAGCTGGTGACGCACACCCTCTCGGTCGTGGAGCAACTGGAGGGCCTGCTGTCCGCGATGAAGGACGCGGAGACCGGCCAGCGCGGCTTCCTCCTCACCGGCGCGGAGAGCTACCTGGAGCCCTACCTGGGCGCGAAGAAGTCGCTGCCGGGCCGGTTGGAGCGCCTGCGCGAGCTGACCCGCGACAACGGCCTCCAACAGCAGCGCCTGGAGGCCCTGGAGCGCGCCGTCACGGAGAAGCTCGCGGAGCTCCAGCAGACCATCGACCTGCAACGGCGGGGAGAGAGCCGCGCGGCCATCGCCGTCGTGAAGGAGGACCGCGGCATCGCCGCGATGAACGCCCTCCGCGCCGTCGTCCGGCAGATGGCGACCGAGGAGCAGCAGCTGCTCGCGGAGCGCACCGCCGAACTCCAGGCCTCCGCCACGCTGTCCCTCGTCGTCACCTGGGCCGGCTCCGCCCTGCTGTTCGCGCTGATTGGCATGGCGGCGTACATCGCGTCGCGCGACTTCCGGGCCCGGAGCATCGAGGCGTGGGTCCAGGCCGGGCACAACGCGCTCGCCACGCGCATGCAGGGTGAGCAGCGCCTGGACCAGCTGGGCGACAACATCCTGCGCGTCCTCGCCGACACGCTGGATGCCCAGGTGGGCGCGCTCTACCTCGCGGACGCCACGAGCCGCTTCCGCCGCGTCGCCAGCCACGCGCTGCCCGCTGACTTCGCGACGAAGCACGCCACCCTGAGCCCCGGCGAGGGTCTGGCCGGACAGGCCCTCAAGGACGGGCGCGCCATCCACCTGCGCGACGTCCCCGAAGGCTACCTGCCCATCGCCTCCAGCCTGGGCCACGGACGACCACGCCATGTCCTCATCGCCCCCGCCCAGGTGGACGGGCAGGTCAACGCGGTGGTGGAGCTGGGCTTCCTGCACCCGGTGTACCCGTCGGACCTGGAGCTGCTCCGACGCGTGTCCGACTCCATTGGCGTGGCGGTGCGCGCCTCGCATGATCGCACCCGCCTGGAACAACTCCTGGAGGAGACGCGGCGGCAGGCCGAGGAGCTGCAGGCCCAGCAGGAGGAGCTGCGCGTCTCCAACGAGGAGATCGAGGAGCAGAGCCGCATCCTCAAGGAATCCCAGACGCGGATGATGACCCAGCAGGCGGAGCTGGAGCAGACCAACGCCCAGCTGGAGGAACAGGCACGCCTGCTGGAGACCCAGCGCGATGACCTGGCCCTGGCGCAGGTGACGCTCACCCAGAAGGCCACGGAGCTGGAGCGCACCAACCGCTACAAGTCCGAGTTCCTGGCCAACATGAGCCATGAGCTGCGCACGCCGCTCAACAGCTCGCTCATCCTCGCGAAGCTGCTGGCGGACAACAAGGAGGGCAACCTCACCGCCGAACAGGTGACGTTCGCGCGGACCATCGGCTCCGCGGGCGACGACCTCCTGGCCCTCATCAACGACATCCTGGACCTGTCGCGCATCGAGGCGGGCAAGGTGGAGGTGCGGCCGGAGCCGGTCGCGATCCAGCGCCTCGTCGAGAGCCTGGGCCGCACCTTCGAGCCCGTGGCGAAGCAGAAGGACCTGCACTTCTCCTTCACCGTCGCACCGGACGTGCCCCCCACCCTGGAGACGGATCCGCAGCGGCTGGGGCAGGTGCTCAAGAACCTGTTGTCCAACGCCTTCAAGTTCACCGAAGCCGGCGAGGTGGCCTTCACCATCGCCACCGCGGGCCCGGGGCTCGTGGGCTTCTCCGTGCGCGACTCCGGCATCGGCATCCCCCGCGAGCTGCACGACGCCATCTTCGAGGCCTTCCGGCAGGCCGACGGCAGCACGCACCGCAAGTACGGCGGCACCGGCCTGGGCCTGTCCATCTCGCGCGACCTGGCGCGCCTGATGGGCGGTGACGTCACCGTGCGCAGCACCCCAGGCGAGGGCAGCACCTTCACCCTCACCCTGCCCCTGCGCCCGGGCGCCGCCATCCCGGTCCGAGACGCGGCGGCCTCCGCCCGCCCGGCGCCTCGAGCCTCCGCCCCGCTGCCGCCCCCTCCCGCCGGCCTGGAGGACGACCGCGAGCACCTCACGCCCGGCTCGCGCGTGCTGCTGGTGGTGGAGGACGACGCGCGCTTCGCCCGCATCCTGCGCGACGAGGCGCACGAGCTGGGCTTCCAGTGCCTCCTGGCCTCCACCGCCACGGAGGGCCTCGAGGCCGCCGTCGGCCACCAGCCCCACGCCATCCTGCTGGACATGAACCTGCCGGACCACTCCGGCCTCTCCGTGTTGGATCAACTCAAGCGCAACCCGCGCACGCGCCACATCCCGGTGCACGTGCTGTCCGTGGAGGACCAGACGCGCGAGGCCCTGGAGCTGGGCGCGGTGGGCTTCGCGCTCAAGCCCGTGCAGCGCGAACAGCTGCTGGACGTCTTCCGCAAGCTGGAGACGAAGTTCACGCCCGGGACCCGCCGGGTGCTGGTGCTGGAGGACGACGCCCGCCAGCGCGAGAGCATCCAGAAGCTGCTGGAGACCGAGGACGTGGAGGTGGAGGGCGTGGCCACCGCGAATGACGCGCTCCAGCGGCTGCGCGAGCGCACCTTCGAGTGCATGGTGATGGACCTGCACCTGCCCGACCTGAGCGGCCACGAGTTCCTGGAGCGGATGGCCGCCGAGGAGGGCGTGTCCTTCCCCCCCGTCATCGTCTACACCGGGCGCACGCTCAGCCGCGACGAGGAGCAGCGCCTGCGCCGCTTCTCCCGCTCCATCATCATCAAGGGCGTGCGCTCCCCGGAGCGGCTCCTGGATGAGGTGACGCTGTTCCTGCACCAGGTGGAGTCGCGCCTCCCGCCGGATCGCCAGCGCATGCTCCAGGCCGCGCGCGACCGCGAGTCCGCGCTGGAGGGCCGCCGCATCCTGGTGGTGGAGGACGACGTGCGGAACATCTTCGCCCTCTCCAGCGTGCTGGAGCCGCGGGGCGCGAAGGTGGAGATCGCCCGCAACGGCCGGGAGGCCCTGGCGCTGCTCACGAAGAGCCTGGCCCAGCCGCAGCTCGCGGTGGACCTGGTGCTGATGGACATCATGATGCCGGAGATGGACGGGCTCACCGCCACGCGAGAGATCCGCAAGCGCACGGAGTGGAAGAAGCTGCCCATCATCGCCCTCACCGCGAAGGCCATGCGCGATGACCAGGAGCAGTGCCTCCAGGCCGGCGCCAACGACTCCATCGCCAAGCCGCTGGACGTGGAGAAGCTCCTGTCGCTGCTGCGCGTGTGGATGCCCAAGGCATGA
- a CDS encoding PD-(D/E)XK nuclease family protein, protein MSRPGRTLHVFPDAARRQAALRAEGRARGISVGTHLLTWDDFVHALGGAGELNRRPCPAMTARAVVAGLGSLLGATPFGDYVREPAFARAAAEVLLDLKAGRLSARELQDAAEVLPPERRTRARVLARLYHLYEQRLAELGLADREDVLRGAREALARGAWPAGWDGVTGLVLHGVYDVRPSKLELLMGLAAACEARRVSLRVETPVGGSPVADAALAALFRAFENRGETMPHVDLFKADVTFEGRPFTDLGRHLFSPRAARDVLKGAVEGLSVWNATSAREEARVVARDVRRLIAAGSAPGDIAIAYRDLGSEAGWLAEALGELGVPVRLPWGEPLALAGPVRLALELPVLTEDGFPAERVAELVSSRYVPSLSRGGPDAPAALFALAAARDDRLGATRGKGAYDVRLDGLARRMAAQGGKRKEDAVKVMAVRALRDRVMRLIDECRHIPHEAPAAESISAWWKVVERLGLLDSAGPREPRAPGVLGARIEDARARDDAALAAFRQRVEALLRSLRAAGGGPRIPRRTLGRWLSDALRDVHLPARGSATGAVEVLDLGDVPGRTFRHLFVAGLTEGRLPGRDPPSPLLGDAERVALNQHLGRDVFRLTGGEFDDRAPWRLTEDRLLFASALAAAEGSLSLSFAAKAAGGQEQVPSAFLEEVRRLTGHTWATRTLPPVLPLDEVLTRAELRRTVALEALAGLSFPSLRVTEPDPAGPLLKEQFGTDDWFRTARELAHMEAARLRFFGREEEPPGEFTGGVQGPELEKKLRETFHFGLERPLSASALARFGNCGFQGFVAYGLKVAEPVVPGEDFDARGRGTFWHRVMEEVFQALKDQKLLGQAPEDIPEEVLEKAVKKASRHFAELHHVGHHELWKLAGEKAQAMVRRILADQGRGLPFDPLVPEGFELQFGPAAKDPRWSDVKLMVADDAIVFEGQIDRLDTAGVEVGVIDYKTGRLDKRTLKENLLRSDFQLPLYLYAAREAGHVGARNAAWFSLRTGAAIHLSDVLPPAELEDLLSTDPEVRQRVADAAGLNLPNAVETLVQRLRKGDFPARPNDCGRCGYRAVCRITERRVTDEGSG, encoded by the coding sequence ATGTCCCGTCCTGGCCGCACACTCCACGTCTTCCCCGATGCCGCGCGCCGTCAGGCCGCCCTGCGGGCGGAGGGGCGTGCGCGGGGGATTTCGGTGGGGACCCACCTGCTCACATGGGACGACTTCGTCCACGCGTTGGGTGGGGCGGGCGAACTCAACCGGCGCCCCTGTCCGGCGATGACGGCGCGGGCGGTGGTGGCGGGCCTGGGGAGCCTGTTGGGCGCGACGCCGTTCGGCGACTACGTGCGCGAGCCCGCGTTCGCCCGGGCCGCGGCGGAGGTGCTGCTGGACCTGAAGGCGGGCCGGCTCTCCGCGCGCGAGCTTCAAGATGCCGCGGAGGTGCTGCCGCCGGAGCGCCGCACCCGCGCGCGCGTCCTGGCCCGGCTCTACCACCTCTATGAGCAGCGGCTGGCGGAGCTGGGGCTCGCGGACCGGGAAGACGTGCTCCGGGGCGCGCGCGAGGCGTTGGCCCGGGGCGCGTGGCCGGCCGGCTGGGATGGGGTGACGGGGCTGGTGCTCCACGGCGTCTATGACGTGCGGCCGTCGAAGCTGGAGCTGCTGATGGGCCTGGCGGCGGCGTGCGAGGCGCGGCGGGTGTCGCTGCGCGTGGAGACGCCGGTGGGCGGCTCGCCCGTGGCGGACGCGGCGCTCGCGGCGCTGTTCCGGGCCTTCGAGAACCGGGGCGAGACGATGCCCCACGTGGACCTCTTCAAGGCGGACGTCACCTTCGAGGGCCGGCCCTTCACGGACCTGGGGCGGCACCTGTTCTCCCCCCGCGCGGCGCGCGACGTGCTGAAGGGCGCGGTGGAGGGGCTGTCGGTGTGGAACGCGACGTCCGCGCGCGAGGAGGCTCGCGTGGTGGCCCGCGACGTGCGGCGGCTCATCGCGGCGGGCAGCGCGCCGGGCGACATCGCCATCGCGTACCGCGACCTGGGCTCGGAGGCCGGGTGGCTGGCGGAGGCGCTGGGGGAGCTGGGCGTGCCGGTGCGGCTGCCCTGGGGGGAACCGCTCGCGCTCGCGGGGCCGGTGCGGCTGGCGCTGGAGCTGCCGGTGCTGACGGAGGACGGCTTCCCGGCGGAGCGCGTGGCGGAGCTCGTCTCCAGCCGCTACGTGCCCTCGCTGTCGCGTGGAGGGCCGGACGCGCCCGCGGCGCTCTTCGCGCTCGCCGCCGCGCGGGATGACCGGCTGGGCGCGACGCGGGGCAAGGGCGCCTACGACGTGCGGCTGGATGGGCTCGCGCGCCGGATGGCCGCGCAGGGCGGCAAGCGCAAGGAGGACGCGGTCAAGGTGATGGCCGTGCGCGCGCTGCGCGACCGGGTGATGCGGCTCATCGACGAATGTCGGCACATCCCCCACGAGGCCCCGGCCGCGGAGTCGATCTCCGCGTGGTGGAAGGTGGTGGAGCGGCTGGGGCTGCTGGACTCCGCCGGGCCGCGGGAGCCGCGTGCGCCGGGCGTGCTGGGCGCGCGCATCGAGGACGCCAGGGCCCGGGACGACGCGGCGCTCGCGGCGTTCCGCCAGCGGGTGGAAGCGCTGCTGCGCTCGCTGCGGGCAGCGGGCGGTGGGCCGCGCATCCCTCGCCGCACGCTGGGCCGGTGGCTGTCGGACGCGCTGCGGGACGTGCACCTGCCCGCGCGGGGCTCGGCCACGGGCGCGGTGGAGGTGCTGGACCTGGGCGATGTGCCGGGCCGCACCTTCCGCCACCTCTTCGTCGCGGGGCTCACGGAGGGCCGGCTTCCCGGGCGCGATCCGCCGTCGCCGCTGCTGGGGGACGCGGAGCGCGTGGCGCTCAACCAGCACCTGGGCCGGGACGTGTTCCGCCTCACCGGAGGCGAGTTCGACGACCGCGCGCCGTGGCGGCTCACCGAGGACCGGTTGCTCTTCGCCAGCGCGCTCGCGGCGGCGGAGGGGTCGTTGAGCCTGTCGTTCGCGGCGAAGGCCGCGGGCGGACAGGAGCAGGTGCCCTCCGCGTTCCTGGAGGAGGTGCGGCGGCTCACGGGCCACACGTGGGCGACGCGCACGCTGCCGCCGGTGCTGCCGTTGGATGAGGTGCTGACGCGCGCGGAGCTGCGGCGCACCGTGGCGCTGGAGGCGCTGGCGGGCCTGTCCTTCCCCAGCCTCCGCGTCACCGAGCCGGATCCGGCGGGCCCCCTGCTCAAGGAGCAGTTCGGGACGGACGACTGGTTCCGCACCGCGCGCGAGCTGGCCCACATGGAGGCCGCGCGCCTGCGCTTCTTCGGTCGCGAGGAGGAGCCGCCCGGGGAGTTCACCGGTGGGGTGCAGGGGCCGGAGCTGGAGAAGAAGCTGCGGGAGACCTTCCACTTCGGCCTGGAGCGCCCGCTGTCCGCGAGCGCCCTGGCCCGCTTCGGCAACTGCGGGTTCCAGGGCTTCGTCGCGTACGGGCTGAAGGTGGCCGAGCCCGTGGTGCCCGGCGAGGACTTCGACGCCCGGGGGCGCGGCACCTTCTGGCACCGCGTGATGGAGGAGGTGTTCCAGGCGCTCAAGGACCAGAAGCTCCTGGGGCAGGCGCCGGAGGACATCCCCGAGGAGGTGCTGGAGAAGGCGGTCAAGAAGGCCAGCCGGCACTTCGCGGAGCTCCACCACGTGGGCCACCACGAGCTGTGGAAGCTCGCGGGCGAGAAGGCGCAGGCGATGGTGCGGCGCATCCTCGCGGATCAGGGGCGGGGCCTGCCGTTCGACCCGCTGGTCCCGGAGGGCTTCGAGTTGCAGTTCGGTCCCGCCGCGAAGGATCCGCGTTGGAGCGACGTGAAGCTGATGGTGGCGGACGACGCCATCGTCTTCGAAGGGCAGATCGACCGGCTGGACACGGCCGGCGTGGAAGTGGGCGTCATCGATTACAAGACAGGCCGCCTGGACAAGCGCACGCTGAAGGAGAACCTGCTGCGCTCGGACTTCCAGCTCCCGCTGTACCTCTACGCCGCGCGCGAGGCGGGCCACGTGGGCGCGCGCAACGCGGCGTGGTTCTCCCTGCGCACGGGCGCGGCCATCCACCTGTCGGACGTGCTGCCTCCCGCGGAGCTGGAGGACCTGCTGTCCACCGACCCGGAGGTGCGCCAGCGCGTGGCGGATGCCGCCGGACTCAACCTGCCCAACGCGGTGGAGACGCTGGTCCAGCGCCTGCGCAAGGGCGACTTCCCGGCGCGGCCCAATGACTGCGGCCGGTGTGGCTACCGCGCGGTGTGCCGCATCACCGAGCGGCGCGTGACGGACGAGGGGAGCGGATGA
- a CDS encoding phosphatase PAP2 family protein, producing the protein MLRRLMRASCRTLVTLCLLLLTPLSPAFAQDASDTPRALRFDWTRDGIITGTAGVLWISSETVFKDSLAPARCHWCDRAPDGTDTLNRLDRWGRGIRGGTEASRKRANTWSNLIGFAGLPLGMLGAQYAVGRSSNASGELFAQDATIMVESAVLSSVVNQAVKFSVGRERPFVHALPEAEKALTAHPNDNNLSFYSGHTNLAFSLVVSAGTVAAMRGYKHQGLIWGVGLPLAASVGALRMAADKHYLTDVLTGAVVGSAFGVAVPLLLHGRTDDASSSAARRSSLSLNPAIGRQMVGLTGSF; encoded by the coding sequence ATGCTCCGGCGCCTCATGCGCGCCTCCTGCCGGACCCTCGTCACTCTCTGCCTGCTGCTCCTGACGCCGCTGTCGCCCGCGTTCGCGCAGGACGCGTCGGACACGCCGCGCGCGCTGCGCTTCGACTGGACGCGGGACGGCATCATCACCGGCACCGCCGGCGTGCTGTGGATCTCCAGCGAGACGGTGTTCAAGGACAGCCTGGCCCCGGCGCGGTGCCACTGGTGCGACCGCGCTCCGGACGGCACCGACACGCTCAACCGGCTGGACCGCTGGGGCCGAGGCATCCGGGGAGGCACCGAGGCGTCGCGCAAGCGGGCGAACACCTGGAGCAACCTCATCGGGTTCGCGGGCCTGCCCCTGGGAATGCTCGGAGCGCAGTACGCCGTGGGCCGCTCCAGCAACGCGTCCGGGGAGCTCTTCGCGCAGGACGCGACCATCATGGTGGAGAGCGCCGTCCTCTCCTCCGTCGTCAACCAGGCGGTGAAGTTCAGCGTCGGCCGCGAGCGCCCCTTCGTCCACGCGCTGCCGGAGGCCGAGAAGGCCCTCACCGCCCACCCCAACGACAACAACCTGTCCTTCTACAGCGGACACACCAACCTGGCCTTCTCCCTGGTGGTGTCCGCGGGCACCGTCGCCGCGATGCGCGGCTACAAGCACCAGGGCCTCATCTGGGGCGTGGGGCTCCCGCTGGCCGCGTCCGTGGGCGCGTTGCGCATGGCCGCGGACAAGCACTACCTCACCGACGTGCTCACCGGCGCGGTGGTGGGCTCCGCGTTCGGCGTCGCCGTGCCCTTGCTCCTGCACGGCCGCACGGACGACGCCTCCTCGTCCGCCGCGCGGCGGTCCTCGCTGTCGCTCAACCCGGCCATCGGCCGGCAGATGGTGGGCCTGACGGGCTCGTTCTAG
- a CDS encoding CheR family methyltransferase yields the protein MLDVASKDFDIELRLLLEALYLKYHHDFRGYAVSSLKRRLAQAAEHFGCATLSQLQDRVLHEPPLFPALLDYLTVQVSELFRDPSYYRALREQVVPVLRTYPSLKVWIAGCSTGEEAWSLAILLREEGLLERTLLYATDINPTALQRAEAGVYAVDRIASFTQNHRLSGARTSLSDYYTAAYGGAVFDRSLKAHIVFSDHSLATDSVFAEVQLLSCRNVLIYFNRELQERALGLFTESLCHKGFLGLGARESLRFSSHESAFAPLVPEDRLYQKR from the coding sequence ATGCTCGACGTGGCCTCGAAGGACTTCGACATCGAGCTGCGGCTGCTGCTCGAAGCGCTCTACCTCAAATACCACCACGACTTCCGTGGCTACGCGGTGTCGTCGCTCAAGCGACGGCTGGCCCAGGCCGCGGAGCACTTCGGCTGCGCCACGCTGTCCCAGCTCCAGGACCGGGTCCTGCACGAGCCCCCGCTCTTCCCCGCCCTGCTCGACTACCTCACCGTGCAGGTGAGCGAGCTGTTCCGGGACCCGTCCTACTACCGCGCCCTGCGCGAGCAGGTCGTGCCCGTGCTGCGCACCTACCCGTCACTCAAGGTGTGGATCGCCGGGTGCAGCACGGGAGAGGAGGCCTGGTCGCTGGCCATCCTGCTGCGCGAGGAGGGGCTGCTGGAGCGCACGCTCCTCTACGCCACGGACATCAACCCCACCGCCCTCCAGCGCGCGGAAGCCGGCGTGTACGCGGTGGACCGCATCGCGTCCTTCACCCAGAACCACCGGCTGTCGGGCGCGCGCACGTCGCTGTCGGACTACTACACGGCCGCGTACGGCGGCGCGGTGTTCGACCGCTCGCTCAAGGCCCACATCGTCTTCTCGGACCACAGCCTGGCCACCGACAGCGTCTTCGCGGAGGTGCAGCTGCTGTCGTGCCGCAACGTGCTCATCTACTTCAACCGCGAGCTGCAAGAGCGCGCGCTGGGCCTGTTCACGGAGTCGCTCTGCCACAAGGGCTTCCTGGGCCTGGGGGCCCGCGAATCCCTGCGCTTCTCCTCGCACGAGTCCGCGTTCGCCCCCCTCGTCCCCGAGGACCGGCTCTACCAGAAGCGCTAG